The Neobacillus sp. PS3-34 genome has a window encoding:
- the accD gene encoding acetyl-CoA carboxylase, carboxyltransferase subunit beta has translation MLKELFTKNKKKKYATIPSETAKQDVPEGIMTKCPDCKKIMYTKELTKNLKVCLHCGYHHQMNSSERLVSFLDENSFSGINADMVSENPLQFPDYLEKLEKDRQKTGLNEAVVTGIGNVNGNPVVVAIMDATFRMGSMGSVVGEKITLAIEKADELSVPFIIFTASGGARMQEGVLSLMQMAKTSVALKRFSDHGGLIISIMTHPTTGGVSASFASLGDFNFAEPGALIGFAGRRIIEQTIREELPEDFQTSEFLLKHGQLDAVISRLELKDKIGTILAIHQPGGELNW, from the coding sequence TTGCTTAAAGAACTCTTTACAAAAAATAAAAAGAAAAAGTATGCAACGATTCCTTCGGAAACAGCCAAGCAGGATGTACCGGAAGGAATTATGACCAAATGTCCCGATTGCAAAAAAATTATGTATACGAAAGAATTAACTAAAAATCTAAAGGTGTGTCTGCACTGCGGCTACCATCATCAAATGAACTCTTCAGAGCGTTTGGTAAGCTTTTTGGATGAAAATAGCTTTAGCGGCATTAATGCAGATATGGTTTCTGAAAATCCGCTTCAATTTCCTGATTATCTGGAGAAATTGGAGAAGGACAGACAGAAAACGGGATTAAATGAAGCTGTAGTAACAGGTATAGGCAATGTAAATGGTAATCCTGTAGTTGTGGCAATCATGGATGCTACCTTTAGAATGGGAAGTATGGGTTCGGTCGTAGGGGAAAAGATCACACTTGCCATCGAAAAGGCAGATGAGCTTTCTGTCCCGTTTATTATTTTTACAGCATCTGGCGGAGCAAGAATGCAAGAAGGCGTTCTCAGCCTCATGCAAATGGCAAAAACCAGTGTCGCATTGAAAAGGTTCAGCGACCATGGTGGTTTGATTATTTCCATCATGACACATCCTACTACAGGTGGAGTTTCGGCAAGTTTTGCTTCGCTGGGAGATTTTAATTTTGCTGAGCCTGGTGCATTAATCGGCTTTGCAGGCAGAAGGATCATAGAGCAAACGATTCGTGAAGAGCTGCCGGAGGATTTTCAGACCTCGGAATTCCTCTTAAAGCATGGACAATTGGATGCTGTCATTTCAAGGCTTGAACTGAAGGATAAAATCGGAACTATTCTTGCAATACATCAACCAGGTGGTGAACTTAATTGGTAG
- the pfkA gene encoding 6-phosphofructokinase → MKKIGVLTSGGDSPGMNPAIRAVVRKAIFHDMEVYGVYGGYSGLISGNIKKLELGSVGDIIHRGGTMLHSARCLEFKTKEGQQKGIEQLKAHGIEGLVVIGGDGSYRGAKALTEQGYPCVGVPGTIDNDIPGTEFTIGFDTALNTVIDAIDKIRDTATSHERTFIIEVMGRDAGDIALWAGLAGGAETILIPEENYDMQDIAARLRKGHERGKKHSIIVVAEGVCSGVEFGKQLEEATNFDTRVSVLGHIQRGGSPTATDRVLASRLGARAVEILMEGKGGRAVGIERNRLVDYDIIEALSRKHTLDLDIYKLSKELSI, encoded by the coding sequence ATGAAAAAAATTGGTGTATTAACGAGCGGTGGGGATTCACCAGGTATGAATCCAGCCATACGTGCAGTTGTCCGTAAGGCCATTTTTCATGATATGGAGGTCTATGGAGTTTACGGCGGTTATTCTGGTTTAATTAGCGGTAATATTAAAAAATTGGAGCTGGGCTCTGTCGGCGATATCATTCACCGTGGTGGTACAATGCTTCATTCTGCACGATGCTTAGAGTTCAAAACAAAGGAAGGCCAGCAAAAGGGAATTGAACAGCTTAAAGCCCATGGAATCGAGGGACTAGTTGTTATCGGCGGAGATGGTTCGTACCGCGGTGCAAAGGCGCTTACAGAACAGGGTTATCCATGTGTTGGTGTCCCAGGAACAATTGATAATGATATTCCAGGCACTGAATTCACCATTGGATTTGATACGGCTTTAAATACGGTCATTGATGCGATCGATAAAATTCGAGATACTGCGACTTCACACGAACGTACTTTCATTATTGAAGTGATGGGCCGTGATGCTGGTGATATCGCTCTTTGGGCAGGTCTTGCCGGCGGTGCAGAAACGATTTTAATCCCTGAAGAAAATTATGATATGCAAGATATTGCTGCAAGACTACGCAAAGGCCATGAGCGCGGGAAGAAGCATAGTATTATCGTCGTTGCTGAAGGTGTATGCAGCGGAGTGGAATTTGGAAAGCAGCTTGAGGAAGCGACAAATTTTGATACTCGCGTTTCTGTATTGGGCCATATCCAGCGCGGTGGATCACCGACTGCCACTGACCGTGTTTTAGCGAGCCGTTTAGGTGCAAGAGCAGTAGAAATATTGATGGAAGGAAAAGGCGGACGGGCTGTAGGGATCGAAAGAAACCGTCTCGTTGATTATGACATCATTGAAGCTTTAAGCAGAAAACATACATTGGATTTAGATATTTATAAATTATCAAAAGAATTATCCATATAA
- the pyk gene encoding pyruvate kinase has protein sequence MRKTKIVCTIGPASESVEKLQELINSGMNVSRLNFSHGDFEEHGQRIKNIREAAEVTGKKVAILLDTKGPEIRTNNMVNGAIELKAGNDIIVSMTEVEGTLEKFSITYPGLIEDVHVGSKILLDDGLIGLEVTKIDAASQEIHTKILNSGTLKNKKGVNVPGVSVNLPGITEKDTQDILFGIEQGIDFIAASFVRRAKDVLEIRQLLEDNNAAHIHIIPKIENQEGVDNIDEILEISDGLMVARGDLGVEIPAEEVPLVQKMLIKKCNALGKPVITATQMLDSMQRNPRPTRAEASDVANAIFDGTDAIMLSGETAAGLYPVEAVQTMHNIASRAEQALDHKEILSSRSKDTEHNITDAIGQSVAHTALNLDVNAIITPTESGHTARMISKYRPKAPIVAVTANEGVSRRLQLVWGVYPQLGREATTTDEMLDVAVEESVNSGIVTHGDLVVITAGVPVGEAGTTNLMKIHVVGGILAKGQGIGRKSAYGRVVLAKNAQEALDKVKPGSILITLGSDREMVPALEKCSALITVEGGLTSHAAVVGLNLGIPVIVGIENAMEFFTEGQEITVDANRGVIYNGHASVL, from the coding sequence ATGCGCAAAACAAAAATCGTTTGTACGATTGGACCAGCCAGTGAGAGTGTTGAAAAACTGCAAGAGTTAATTAATTCGGGTATGAATGTTTCTAGATTGAATTTCTCACATGGCGATTTTGAAGAGCATGGCCAGAGGATTAAAAATATCCGTGAAGCTGCAGAAGTAACTGGAAAGAAAGTTGCGATTTTACTTGATACAAAGGGACCGGAAATTCGTACGAATAATATGGTGAATGGTGCGATTGAGCTTAAAGCCGGTAATGATATAATTGTTTCTATGACAGAAGTAGAAGGAACACTTGAGAAGTTTTCTATTACGTATCCTGGATTAATTGAAGATGTTCATGTAGGTTCAAAAATCCTTTTGGATGATGGATTAATTGGGTTAGAGGTTACGAAAATTGATGCTGCTTCACAAGAAATCCATACTAAGATTTTAAATAGCGGTACGCTAAAAAATAAAAAAGGCGTTAATGTTCCGGGAGTTTCAGTAAATCTGCCGGGGATTACAGAAAAAGACACTCAGGATATTCTTTTTGGAATCGAGCAAGGCATTGACTTTATTGCTGCATCATTTGTCCGCAGAGCAAAGGATGTATTGGAAATCAGACAGCTTTTAGAAGATAATAACGCTGCTCATATCCACATCATACCTAAGATCGAAAACCAAGAGGGCGTAGATAATATCGATGAAATTCTTGAAATTTCTGACGGCCTAATGGTAGCACGCGGAGACCTTGGTGTTGAAATTCCAGCTGAAGAAGTTCCGCTCGTACAGAAGATGCTGATCAAGAAATGTAACGCTCTTGGTAAGCCGGTCATCACAGCGACTCAAATGCTTGATTCTATGCAGCGTAATCCAAGACCAACTCGTGCAGAAGCGAGCGACGTGGCCAATGCCATTTTTGACGGCACAGATGCCATCATGCTTTCCGGCGAAACAGCTGCCGGTTTATATCCGGTTGAGGCTGTACAGACAATGCATAATATTGCTTCAAGAGCAGAACAAGCCCTGGATCATAAAGAAATTTTATCCAGCCGCAGTAAAGATACTGAGCATAATATTACGGATGCGATTGGACAATCGGTTGCGCACACTGCATTAAACCTTGATGTAAATGCAATCATCACACCAACTGAGAGCGGCCACACAGCTAGAATGATTTCTAAATACCGTCCAAAGGCTCCAATTGTTGCAGTAACTGCAAATGAAGGAGTATCCCGCCGCCTTCAGCTTGTATGGGGCGTTTATCCTCAGCTTGGCCGTGAAGCCACTACTACTGATGAAATGCTGGATGTAGCGGTTGAAGAAAGTGTAAACAGCGGTATTGTAACGCATGGAGATCTAGTTGTGATTACTGCAGGTGTACCAGTTGGGGAAGCTGGAACAACAAACCTGATGAAAATCCATGTAGTTGGAGGAATCCTTGCAAAAGGTCAGGGAATCGGCCGCAAGTCAGCATACGGAAGAGTTGTTCTTGCAAAAAATGCACAAGAAGCTCTTGATAAAGTAAAACCAGGTTCGATTCTGATAACGCTCGGATCTGACCGAGAAATGGTACCTGCGCTAGAAAAATGCAGTGCATTGATTACAGTTGAGGGCGGGCTAACAAGCCATGCTGCAGTTGTAGGATTAAACCTGGGAATTCCAGTTATTGTGGGTATTGAAAATGCAATGGAATTTTTCACTGAAGGCCAGGAAATTACTGTAGACGCCAATAGAGGCGTTATCTATAACGGCCACGCAAGCGTGCTCTAA
- a CDS encoding FxsA family protein has protein sequence MPYLILLIILVPAADIGILLFSGKTIGVLPTILFILLTGVVGAYLAKSQGLRTLRRAQEELRHGQIPGEAVLDGVCILIGGTLLITPGFITDILGFLMLLPPTRKIFKYLLRNSFKKWINRAE, from the coding sequence ATGCCATATTTGATTTTGCTGATTATCCTGGTGCCTGCTGCTGATATAGGGATTTTGTTATTTTCAGGAAAGACGATTGGGGTACTCCCGACTATCCTCTTTATATTGTTAACCGGAGTGGTGGGAGCTTACCTTGCCAAGAGCCAGGGGCTGAGGACGCTGCGCCGGGCACAGGAAGAGCTTAGGCACGGACAAATACCAGGAGAAGCAGTATTAGATGGTGTCTGCATCCTTATAGGGGGGACGTTATTAATAACTCCCGGTTTCATTACTGACATACTTGGTTTTTTAATGCTTCTTCCTCCAACAAGGAAAATTTTCAAATACCTGCTGAGAAACTCCTTTAAAAAATG